In Silvanigrella paludirubra, the following are encoded in one genomic region:
- a CDS encoding ATP-binding cassette domain-containing protein, which translates to MTQECFNISHLDLVFGKNPNKAFNALDAGKSRDQIHKELNQIVAVRKVSFKVYQGEILVIMGLSGSGKSSLLRCFNGMNGRSHGEVRGTIQFRDPSTQQLIDIIHCPKNELMGIRKNKISMVFQQFGLMPWRTVEENVAYPLEIQKIPIEEIKKQVAEKLHLVGLSEWKNKFPHELSGGMQQRVGLARAFVTDADVLLMDEPFSALDPLHRKHLQDEILQLQYNLKKTIIFVTHDFSEAIRIGSRIAIMDSGNILQIGTAKDLIDKPSCEIVKRFTSDVTLNNPIYS; encoded by the coding sequence ATGACTCAAGAATGTTTTAATATTAGTCATCTTGATTTAGTTTTTGGAAAAAATCCAAATAAGGCCTTTAATGCTTTAGATGCTGGTAAAAGCAGAGATCAAATTCATAAAGAATTAAACCAAATTGTAGCCGTCAGAAAAGTTAGTTTCAAAGTATATCAAGGCGAGATTCTAGTAATAATGGGTTTGTCTGGTTCAGGAAAATCATCATTGTTACGTTGTTTCAATGGAATGAATGGAAGAAGTCATGGAGAAGTAAGGGGGACAATTCAATTTAGAGATCCCTCAACACAACAATTAATAGACATAATTCACTGCCCAAAAAATGAATTAATGGGAATTCGAAAAAATAAAATCTCTATGGTATTTCAACAATTTGGTTTAATGCCATGGAGAACGGTTGAAGAAAACGTAGCTTATCCTTTAGAAATTCAAAAAATTCCAATTGAAGAAATAAAAAAACAAGTTGCAGAAAAACTTCATTTAGTTGGCCTCTCTGAATGGAAAAATAAGTTTCCACATGAGTTATCTGGTGGAATGCAACAACGAGTTGGATTAGCAAGAGCTTTTGTTACAGATGCCGATGTTTTACTAATGGATGAACCATTTTCAGCATTAGATCCTTTGCATAGAAAACATTTACAAGACGAAATTTTACAGCTTCAATATAATTTAAAAAAAACAATTATTTTTGTTACCCACGATTTTTCAGAAGCAATTCGGATTGGTTCTCGAATTGCAATTATGGACTCAGGAAATATTTTACAAATAGGAACTGCAAAAGATTTAATTGATAAACCTTCATGTGAAATAGTAAAAAGATTTACATCAGACGTTACTTTAAATAATCCTATTTATTCTTAA
- a CDS encoding aromatic ring-hydroxylating oxygenase subunit alpha, giving the protein MSVFTKTIPASWYYDPEIYEMERKSVFASEWIYIAEETDLKNEGDYIKHDIAGYPIFLVKGNDKIIRAFHNVCIHRAAPLVNEKNGSLKNSSITCKYHGWTYDLKGELMNTPLLETSEVKKNCNSSLFEIKVDIFNGLLFINMDKNSCPFNEFISPLKTEIEHSKYPMNEYTIYESMEKEGNFNWKTWLDGFQECYHCMTVHPLFNRDFYLRKYKIENKDRYSVHSCERKTSSGMGHFEGLWLWHYPNLGLPCYENCFYMLQVNPISPNKTKLNYRFRFKQDVTLEQRQEFVKLIEKITVEDILICEQVQKNLEVGIYQEGILHPERENGVEYFHSLVRKAITNLKGNRDVKNSI; this is encoded by the coding sequence ATGAGTGTATTTACTAAAACTATTCCAGCATCATGGTATTATGATCCTGAAATTTATGAGATGGAAAGAAAATCTGTTTTTGCATCTGAATGGATTTATATTGCGGAAGAAACAGATTTAAAAAATGAAGGCGATTATATTAAACATGATATAGCAGGTTATCCTATTTTTCTTGTTAAAGGAAATGATAAGATAATTAGAGCATTTCATAATGTTTGTATTCATAGAGCAGCTCCTTTAGTGAATGAAAAAAACGGAAGTTTAAAAAATTCGTCTATCACATGTAAATATCATGGATGGACATATGATTTAAAAGGAGAATTAATGAATACTCCTTTATTAGAAACTTCCGAAGTTAAAAAAAACTGTAACTCTTCTTTATTTGAAATAAAAGTTGATATCTTCAATGGTTTATTATTTATAAATATGGATAAAAATTCCTGCCCTTTTAATGAATTTATTTCCCCCTTAAAAACTGAAATAGAACATTCTAAATATCCTATGAATGAATACACAATTTATGAAAGCATGGAAAAAGAAGGAAATTTTAATTGGAAAACATGGCTTGATGGCTTTCAAGAATGTTACCATTGTATGACAGTCCATCCTTTATTTAATAGAGATTTTTATTTAAGAAAATATAAAATTGAAAATAAAGATCGTTATTCTGTTCATTCTTGTGAAAGAAAAACTTCTTCTGGAATGGGTCACTTTGAAGGGCTATGGCTGTGGCATTATCCTAACTTAGGTTTACCTTGTTATGAAAACTGTTTTTATATGTTACAGGTAAATCCTATAAGTCCAAATAAAACAAAATTAAATTATCGATTTCGTTTTAAACAAGACGTTACTTTAGAGCAAAGACAAGAATTTGTTAAATTAATTGAAAAAATTACTGTTGAAGATATTTTAATTTGCGAACAAGTACAAAAAAATCTTGAGGTTGGAATTTATCAAGAAGGTATTTTGCATCCTGAGCGTGAAAATGGGGTTGAATATTTTCATTCCTTAGTAAGAAAAGCAATTACAAATTTAAAAGGAAATCGTGATGTCAAAAATTCAATATGA
- a CDS encoding TMEM175 family protein — translation MHKGRLEAFSDGVLAIIITIMVLELKIPHTDDLYELLPLLPIFLSYFLSFIYVGIYWNNHHHVFQIVKHVNGKILWANLNLLFWLSLLPFATAWSGENSFSKTPVAMYGFILLMASVSFYILVKSLASSHGSDSDIAKSLGGNLKGKISIVIYALAIFLTYYSSYVSMFIYLFVAILWIIPDKRVENIVQE, via the coding sequence ATGCATAAAGGCAGACTTGAAGCATTTAGCGATGGTGTTTTAGCGATCATTATTACTATTATGGTATTAGAGTTAAAAATTCCGCATACAGATGATTTATATGAACTTTTACCTCTATTACCCATATTTTTAAGCTATTTTTTGAGTTTTATTTATGTAGGAATTTATTGGAATAATCACCATCATGTCTTTCAAATAGTGAAACATGTCAATGGAAAAATATTATGGGCAAATTTGAATTTATTATTTTGGCTTTCCTTACTTCCTTTCGCTACCGCTTGGTCTGGTGAGAATTCTTTTTCAAAAACTCCCGTTGCTATGTACGGCTTTATTTTACTTATGGCATCTGTTTCTTTTTATATTTTAGTAAAATCTCTTGCCTCATCGCATGGCTCAGACTCAGATATTGCAAAATCTCTTGGCGGTAATTTAAAAGGTAAAATATCAATTGTTATTTATGCACTTGCAATTTTTTTAACTTACTATTCTTCCTATGTTTCGATGTTTATTTATTTATTTGTAGCTATTCTTTGGATAATTCCAGACAAAAGAGTTGAAAATATAGTTCAAGAATAA
- the betA gene encoding choline dehydrogenase, translating to MSKIQYDFIIIGGGSAGCVLANRLSTNPDNKVLVLEAGRPDYIWDIFIHMPAGLMYPLGNKAYDWCYQSDPEPFMNGRRIFHGRGKILGGCSSINGMIYIRGNPLDYQKWANQKGLEDWNYQHCLPYFNRAETRMIGANEYHGFNGPLMLETASCENPLFQSFFEAVQQAGYPLTDDVNGYCQEGFGRFDRNINRGRRLSAARAYYHPIKKKRPNLHLKTRALTTKILFDGKKAIGVEYQKFGITHKVYAGEIICCGGAINSPQLLQLSGIGNATELRSHGIKVTENLPGVGENLQDHLEVYVQHACKLPVSMYPALKWWNKPKIGFQWLFQRKGAAATNHFEAGGFIRSNNEVTYPNIQFHFLPLAVRYDGSSPSNGHGYQVHIGPMNSDARGHVKIRSSNPKEYPSLKFNYLSTEQDRREWIEAVRCARKILSQDAMNEFNGGETSPGPAVETDKEILDWVARDAETALHPSCTCKMGEDPMSVVDPKTMSVHGIKNLRVVDASVMPFVTNGNIYAPVMMIAEKSADIILGNTLLAPASVDYYQHESNNKSKNSYTQSELSMQ from the coding sequence ATGTCAAAAATTCAATATGATTTTATTATTATTGGTGGCGGTTCTGCTGGCTGCGTTTTAGCGAATCGCTTAAGTACAAATCCAGATAATAAAGTATTAGTACTTGAAGCAGGAAGACCTGATTATATTTGGGATATATTTATTCACATGCCAGCCGGGCTAATGTACCCATTAGGTAACAAAGCATATGATTGGTGTTACCAATCTGATCCAGAGCCATTTATGAATGGAAGACGTATTTTCCATGGTAGAGGTAAAATATTAGGAGGCTGTAGCTCAATCAATGGAATGATTTATATTCGTGGAAATCCTCTTGATTATCAAAAGTGGGCTAATCAAAAAGGATTAGAAGATTGGAATTATCAACATTGTTTACCCTATTTTAATAGAGCGGAAACAAGAATGATTGGGGCCAATGAATACCACGGATTTAATGGTCCACTTATGCTTGAAACAGCTTCATGTGAAAATCCATTATTTCAATCCTTCTTTGAAGCAGTCCAACAAGCAGGATATCCCTTAACAGATGATGTCAATGGTTATTGTCAAGAAGGGTTTGGACGTTTTGATAGAAATATTAATAGAGGTCGAAGACTTTCAGCCGCTAGAGCTTATTATCACCCTATAAAAAAGAAAAGACCAAATCTTCATTTAAAAACACGAGCGCTAACAACAAAAATATTATTTGATGGAAAAAAAGCAATCGGAGTTGAATATCAAAAATTTGGAATTACTCATAAAGTATATGCTGGCGAAATTATTTGTTGTGGTGGTGCTATTAATTCGCCACAATTATTACAATTATCTGGTATAGGAAATGCAACTGAATTAAGATCGCATGGAATTAAGGTAACTGAAAACCTTCCAGGTGTAGGCGAAAATTTACAAGATCACCTCGAGGTGTATGTTCAACATGCCTGTAAGTTACCCGTAAGCATGTACCCAGCGTTAAAATGGTGGAATAAACCCAAAATAGGGTTTCAATGGTTATTTCAAAGAAAAGGAGCCGCAGCAACAAATCATTTTGAGGCTGGTGGATTTATTAGAAGTAACAATGAAGTAACATATCCAAATATTCAATTTCATTTTTTACCACTAGCTGTTCGGTACGATGGATCTTCTCCATCTAATGGACACGGCTACCAAGTCCATATAGGTCCCATGAATTCCGATGCAAGAGGTCATGTAAAAATTCGCTCCTCAAATCCAAAAGAATATCCAAGTTTAAAATTTAATTACTTATCAACAGAACAAGATCGCAGAGAATGGATAGAAGCCGTTCGCTGCGCTCGAAAAATATTAAGCCAAGATGCGATGAATGAATTTAATGGAGGAGAAACATCTCCAGGCCCTGCTGTAGAAACGGATAAAGAAATATTAGACTGGGTAGCACGGGATGCCGAAACTGCTTTACATCCTTCTTGCACTTGTAAAATGGGTGAAGATCCTATGTCTGTTGTCGATCCCAAAACTATGTCCGTTCATGGAATTAAAAATTTAAGAGTTGTAGATGCCTCTGTGATGCCTTTTGTTACGAATGGAAATATTTATGCTCCCGTTATGATGATTGCCGAAAAATCTGCAGATATTATTTTAGGTAACACATTACTGGCTCCAGCTTCTGTAGATTATTACCAGCACGAATCAAATAATAAATCTAAAAATAGTTATACTCAATCTGAACTAAGCATGCAGTAA